In Allomuricauda ruestringensis DSM 13258, the following proteins share a genomic window:
- the argB gene encoding acetylglutamate kinase, whose amino-acid sequence MKQKLSVVKIGGNLIEDAEGFKHVLELFSKMNENKILVHGGGKKASELANQLGVESKMVNGRRITNAETLDIALMVYGGLVSKKIVAKLQALGTDAIGMSGADANAIQAHKRPKKNVDFGFVGDVDTVNTYGIFKLLQAGFTPVFCALTHDGKGQMLNTNADTIAAELAIAMSDQFETTLYYCFDKKGVLQDVEDENSVIQHIDSKGYDELLAYGIIADGMLPKMHNCFYALRNHVAKVCVGNTNMLEADNSDYTTLTL is encoded by the coding sequence ATGAAACAAAAATTATCCGTAGTAAAAATAGGCGGAAACCTTATAGAAGATGCCGAAGGGTTTAAGCACGTATTAGAGCTTTTCTCTAAAATGAACGAAAATAAGATTTTAGTTCACGGAGGTGGTAAAAAAGCCTCAGAATTGGCAAATCAATTGGGTGTGGAATCCAAAATGGTGAACGGAAGAAGGATTACCAATGCCGAAACCCTGGACATTGCCCTAATGGTCTATGGAGGATTGGTAAGCAAAAAAATAGTGGCCAAGTTACAGGCATTGGGTACCGATGCCATTGGAATGAGCGGTGCCGATGCGAATGCGATTCAGGCCCATAAAAGGCCAAAAAAGAATGTAGATTTTGGCTTTGTGGGCGATGTGGACACCGTAAACACCTACGGTATTTTTAAGTTGCTTCAGGCTGGTTTTACCCCCGTTTTTTGTGCACTTACCCACGATGGAAAAGGACAAATGTTGAACACCAATGCCGACACCATTGCCGCCGAACTTGCCATTGCTATGTCCGATCAATTTGAAACAACACTTTACTATTGCTTCGATAAAAAAGGTGTGCTACAAGATGTTGAAGATGAAAACTCCGTAATTCAGCATATAGACTCCAAAGGCTATGATGAACTTTTGGCCTATGGAATCATTGCAGACGGAATGCTTCCCAAAATGCACAACTGTTTTTATGCCTTGCGCAACCATGTTGCCAAAGTTTGCGTAGGAAACACCAATATGCTGGAAGCGGACAACTCAGATTATACCACATTGACTTTATGA
- a CDS encoding DUF5694 domain-containing protein, producing the protein MRQLSFLLVLVATFSLGQAQLKAPSEFYPAQKTKVLVVGTFHFDFPGLDEVKTADENKIDVLKEPKKSELEELVAYIKKFKPTKIAIEAGPSWNTMQKFEEYKNGEHRNNRDERYQLGMRIAADLGLDSVYGIDATTLRNDLYEKDSVYLRELLENVNWEMEDPFWRYAEEYFDYRDKKMKDVHLLDFIKAMNTREGHNFNFGLYLTGSIATGDGQGADHLSIWWYNRNVRIFSKLINITKSPEERILVIFGNGHAAVLRQLLEASPQYDFVEFGSIDN; encoded by the coding sequence ATGCGCCAATTGTCTTTTCTTTTAGTTTTAGTTGCCACTTTTTCCTTGGGTCAAGCCCAACTAAAGGCACCTTCTGAATTTTATCCAGCCCAAAAAACCAAAGTACTGGTTGTAGGCACTTTTCATTTTGATTTTCCGGGGTTGGACGAAGTAAAAACCGCCGATGAAAACAAAATCGATGTTTTAAAAGAGCCCAAAAAGTCGGAATTGGAAGAACTGGTGGCCTACATCAAAAAATTCAAGCCCACCAAAATTGCCATCGAGGCCGGGCCCTCTTGGAACACCATGCAAAAGTTCGAGGAGTACAAAAATGGAGAACATCGTAACAACAGGGACGAGCGCTACCAGTTGGGCATGCGCATCGCCGCTGATCTAGGATTGGATTCCGTTTATGGAATAGATGCCACAACCTTACGCAATGATCTTTACGAAAAGGATTCCGTTTACCTCAGAGAACTTTTGGAGAATGTAAACTGGGAAATGGAGGACCCTTTTTGGCGCTACGCCGAGGAGTACTTTGACTATCGGGACAAAAAAATGAAAGATGTACATCTGTTGGATTTTATAAAAGCCATGAACACCCGCGAAGGACACAATTTTAATTTTGGTCTTTACCTTACAGGCAGCATTGCTACTGGTGATGGCCAAGGAGCGGACCACCTTTCCATTTGGTGGTACAACCGCAATGTGCGTATCTTTTCCAAGCTCATCAATATCACCAAAAGTCCAGAAGAACGGATTTTAGTGATTTTTGGCAATGGACATGCAGCTGTTTTACGTCAGTTATTAGAAGCTTCACCCCAGTACGACTTTGTGGAGTTCGGCAGTATAGATAATTAA
- a CDS encoding M20 family metallo-hydrolase — MKITQNILTEKAIELLKKLISIPSFSGEEDKTGDAIEAFLQSFGVKTQRQHNNIYAFNKYFDESKPTLLLNSHHDTVKPNSAYTKDPFNAHIEDGKLYGLGSNDAGGCLVSLLATFVHFYEKEGLSHNIIVAATGEEEDAGEKSIRALLPILPKIDVAIVGEPTLMDLAIAEKGLVVFDAVVEGTPSHAAHPNDNNAIYNTIEVLQWLKDYSFDKVSDALGEVKLTTTQINAGNQHNVVPGHADLVIDVRVNDCYSNQEIADILQKEAPCKMTPRSLRLNSSCINPDHDLVKSGLALGRKTYGSPTLSDQAALTCQSVKLGPGDSTRSHSANEFIFVNEVEEGIDIYIKTLTGFLQ, encoded by the coding sequence ATGAAAATTACCCAAAACATATTAACGGAAAAAGCCATTGAACTACTGAAAAAACTCATCAGCATACCCTCTTTTTCAGGTGAAGAAGATAAAACAGGGGATGCCATTGAAGCTTTTCTGCAAAGTTTTGGTGTAAAAACCCAAAGGCAGCACAACAACATTTATGCTTTCAACAAATATTTTGATGAGAGCAAACCCACCTTGTTACTAAATTCACACCACGACACGGTAAAGCCGAACAGTGCGTATACCAAAGACCCGTTTAATGCCCATATTGAAGACGGTAAATTGTACGGACTTGGCAGTAATGATGCAGGGGGATGTTTGGTATCGCTATTGGCCACTTTTGTTCATTTTTATGAGAAAGAAGGCCTAAGTCATAACATAATTGTGGCTGCCACGGGCGAAGAAGAGGATGCTGGAGAAAAAAGTATTAGAGCATTGCTCCCTATTCTTCCTAAAATAGATGTAGCCATCGTAGGCGAACCTACGCTCATGGATCTGGCCATAGCCGAAAAAGGACTGGTGGTTTTTGATGCTGTTGTGGAAGGAACACCATCCCATGCGGCACATCCCAACGACAACAATGCCATTTACAACACTATTGAGGTGTTACAATGGCTCAAAGATTATTCCTTTGATAAAGTTTCTGATGCGCTGGGCGAGGTAAAATTGACCACTACCCAAATCAATGCCGGGAACCAGCACAACGTAGTACCTGGCCATGCAGATTTGGTAATCGATGTTCGCGTGAACGATTGTTACAGCAATCAAGAAATTGCTGATATTCTTCAGAAAGAAGCACCGTGCAAAATGACTCCTCGTTCTTTACGGCTGAATTCATCTTGCATAAATCCCGACCATGATTTGGTGAAAAGTGGATTGGCTTTAGGGCGTAAAACTTATGGTTCCCCTACCTTGTCCGACCAAGCGGCACTGACATGTCAATCGGTAAAATTAGGCCCTGGTGATAGCACACGCTCCCATTCGGCCAACGAATTTATATTCGTCAACGAAGTTGAAGAAGGGATAGATATTTACATCAAAACCCTTACGGGATTTTTGCAATAG
- the argH gene encoding argininosuccinate lyase yields the protein MKLWDKGFSTDKKIDHFTVGNDRELDLVLAKYDVIASKAHAKMLGKVGLISEEEAKDLTKALDGIAKDIQKGKFAIEDDFEDMHSKIEFMLTEKLGDTGKKIHSARSRNDQVLVAMQLYLKDELTEIKNQVKALFDLLMNLADKHKNVLLPGYTHLQIAMPSSFGLWFSAYAESLVDDLYFIQAAHKVADQNPLGSAAGYGSSFPIDRSFTTAEMEFATQKYNVVAAQMGRGKVEKATAFGISSVAATLSKMAMDICLYMSQNFDFISFPNELTTGSSIMPHKKNPDVFELIRGKCNKIQAVPNQLILIMNNLPSGYHRDLQLVKEVIVPALQDMHACLEMMTFSLKEIKVNKAILDDPKYDYLFSVDTLNELVKSGMPFRDAYKTMGKAIENGNFKPKRDIDHTHEGSLGNLCLEQIKEKMEKVLNS from the coding sequence ATGAAACTCTGGGACAAAGGATTCAGTACCGATAAAAAAATAGACCATTTTACCGTAGGCAATGATCGCGAATTGGATTTGGTATTGGCCAAATATGATGTGATCGCCTCCAAGGCGCACGCTAAAATGCTGGGCAAGGTCGGCCTGATTTCCGAAGAGGAAGCCAAGGATTTGACCAAAGCATTGGATGGTATTGCCAAAGACATCCAAAAAGGAAAGTTCGCCATCGAGGATGATTTTGAGGACATGCACTCCAAAATCGAGTTTATGTTGACCGAAAAATTGGGTGATACAGGTAAAAAAATCCATTCTGCACGTTCCCGGAACGATCAAGTTTTGGTAGCCATGCAATTGTACCTTAAAGATGAGCTTACCGAAATCAAAAATCAGGTAAAGGCTCTTTTTGACTTGCTGATGAATCTTGCGGACAAACACAAAAATGTCTTGCTGCCCGGGTACACCCATCTTCAGATTGCAATGCCGTCCTCTTTTGGGCTTTGGTTTTCCGCCTATGCCGAGAGTTTAGTAGATGACTTGTATTTTATACAGGCCGCCCATAAAGTTGCCGACCAAAATCCTCTTGGCAGTGCTGCAGGTTACGGAAGCTCGTTTCCCATTGATAGAAGTTTCACCACTGCCGAAATGGAATTTGCCACCCAAAAATATAATGTGGTGGCCGCCCAAATGGGCCGTGGTAAAGTGGAAAAAGCTACGGCTTTCGGGATTTCGAGCGTAGCTGCTACCTTATCCAAAATGGCCATGGACATTTGCCTGTACATGAGCCAGAATTTTGATTTTATCTCCTTCCCCAATGAACTCACCACGGGAAGCAGCATTATGCCGCACAAGAAAAACCCAGATGTGTTTGAATTGATCAGGGGCAAGTGCAATAAAATTCAAGCGGTGCCCAACCAACTCATTTTAATAATGAACAATTTGCCCAGCGGATACCACAGGGACCTTCAATTGGTGAAGGAGGTAATTGTTCCTGCGTTGCAGGATATGCATGCTTGTTTGGAGATGATGACTTTCAGCTTAAAGGAAATCAAGGTAAACAAAGCTATTTTGGACGACCCCAAATATGATTACCTCTTTAGTGTGGACACCTTGAACGAACTTGTAAAAAGTGGTATGCCATTCCGTGATGCCTATAAAACCATGGGCAAAGCCATAGAGAACGGCAACTTTAAACCGAAACGGGATATTGACCACACCCATGAAGGTAGTTTGGGCAATCTGTGTTTGGAGCAGATAAAGGAGAAAATGGAGAAAGTCCTTAATTCTTAA